The region AATGCACTCAGCTTACACTACATTTGAATTTGACGTGGTTTATTCTAAATGCTTTTAATTGGTGGATCCATTCCAAGCATAACTCACAGTCAGAAATCAATATAGCCATAACTCatcaaatcaaaataataataaaaaaacttaaGAAAATGTGGGTGGCATTGATGTTGATAAAGACAATAGAAATAGAGAAAATCTATTTTTCATAACATATTAGCATTTCCAAAATTAGTAATGCTAGATTGCTAGTACATAAGTCTCAAACATGAAACACACATGAAatcatcaaagaaaaaaaagactaaaaaatctaagaattctaataTCATGGCCAATGATAGATCCAACTCATGCATTGATCATCTTTCCATCACCAAATGACTTTCATATTCAAACCATATTACATTAGTACTTACTTTACTATACTACATATATATAatcttgaaatttgaaaataaaaataaaaataaaaataaataatgattgaTGATCCTCTTTCAACATGAATTTTTCACCTTTTTCCACACTACAGAAAAGTTGATCCAGGTGTGTAAATAGCAAGATCAGGCCAACCATTCCCTCCACCACCCCAACAACCACCCtctcctcctccaccgccgccgtcTCCGCCGTGGACGCTCAAGAAACCATCGGCATTGTTGCTAATAACATCACTCTCCACATTCTGACCCGAACCCGGGTCGCCAAACTGACCCGCCATCTGCAACCCGGACCCGCTCGCCCCCAACCCGTCTAGGAAATTACCGAAATGCCCCCCTCCGGAGCCCAAGAGAGAGCCGAATCCGCCGCCCGCCTCCATCAAATTCCCAAACTGCCCCTCGAAATTCTCCCCcttcggcggcggcggctcgGTGGTTTCGCTCTTGCTCTCGTTCGCCGGCGAGGATACGGCGGCGGAGGGGGCGCGTTttgcggcggcggaggtggatgaggatgaggaggaggaggaggcggcgcgCTTGGAATTCTTCCTGGAGCCGCCGCCGACGGGGATGTTGCGCAAGGCGCCGCCTTTGGTCCAGTAGCGGCGGCAGTTCTTGCAGAAGTGGCGAGGCTGGGAGAGATTGTAGTTGTTGTAGTAGCAGAATTTGGTGTTTGTGGAATCGCAGCGAGGGCATTTCAGGTGTTCTTGCTCTGGAAATTGGGGCTGTGATTGCGCTTTGATCTGTGAATACAGAGATGGGtcttgcattttttttttgtttattttttctgGGTCACGAAAagaatcaatttttatttgatatttgagCGAAATTTGTGATCTTGATCACAAATCAAGAAAAAGTTGTGATCTTTTAGGAGATCAGAATATGTGAAGCGGCGAAAAGGGAAGGATCATCAAGAATAAAAAAAGTGGTTTTGGTGAAGTGTTGGTTGATTTCTTGAAATATTTTGAAGGATTTTGGAAGATTGAGATGGTTTTTTGTGTCTGTTTGATGTGAGTGATCTCTGCAAATTTGCATAGAGCTCATCATATATACACTCACATGATTATGGAGAGagaacacacacacatacacaaaaacAGAGACTTGTGCAAATTTGGTTTATGGGTTAAGTGGGTTGAGTGGAGTGAGGTGAGCATGAGTGATAATGTGGTGGGTGTAGAATTGAATTATTCATTGTATTAAACTCCGTGACaaaaagaaatgcatctattaacaaggaacggagggagtaataattagaTTGTCTAATTCTTGCCCGGTGTATGCACTAAAGGAACAAATTGCGTAAATAAACCAGATTATTATAATCAAGGTGAGGGGACAACAGAATAATCTGTGGAAAGTGATAAGATTATTCAACAGAATAGGAGATGACCTTAGATTTCCATGTTGGAGTATATTCTCacttgtcacattttattttgatgtatCATTCCATTGAATAATATTTCGCCACACATTTTAATAGTATGATCTTATTAATATGCCTATAGAATGTGTTTGTATTAGTAACACAATATACGTTCGCACACGTAATCCACATGCAAAAAGGAGAAGGCTACAATCAATTAATCACTAATCACGTAATTAACAACGATAAACAAGAGGAGCCGTGATTAAGGGAAGCCGAGCCAGATGACAATATGGCTTTTTAGCCGAGCCGAGCCTGCGTGCTAACCAAGCACCGGAAATAGTGATAGATCATCAAGTAAGGGGCATCATTTGTATGGCATAGGGAAGATCTGAGCCGTCCATTTATGAAAGTGGGTTGACCGCAGCCGTCCATCTGTGGGAGGGATACTTGAAGTCGTAAATTTGGGTGGATTCGAGTGGCCGTCATCCAATGGGCCCAATATTCAATAATGAAGGCCCAACACATGGCACCACCCCCCTCCCATCATATGTAATGTGTGTGTATATTTACGCAACCGTCGCGGATCTAAAAAATGAAACTCGTGCCGCTAGATATACTAAAAATGTCGTTGTGGTCATTGGAAGAAACGTGGCGGGCGTCATTGGCGATGAACGAAAATTAACCCTAATCTCGAAtcaaatttaatgaaattttcgATCCTCTTGTACTGGTgatgaaatttaatcaaattaaccAAAACCCAATTGGATCGGCGATTTTTCGAACCTACATGAATATGTGATTGTACACGTATATattgtactactatattttaatacatgatgCACATTGGGACACCAAAAACAATTGGATTAACATGGATGAATCTAGCATGTTTTGGATTATAAACAGTGTACCCATTGCGTTTTGTACTAGTAGACGAATAAAGTGGAAtagaatattttaatattaatttaatataacttgGTTTTCATTGAAATTTATATGATTATCAATTGAATGTCTTGCATCGATGAAAACAAATGTGAGTGGTTGAAGTTGCGAGAAAAAACGACATTTAGCGTGGGGGATTGGAGTTGCAAAAATtccttaatttcatttttttttccacacttGTATGAATATAAAAGAAAACCTCATATTGTTCTAAAGTTTTCTATGAGGACATGTTCAAAGAGGCATGGAACTAATAATACAGTAATAATTTAATAGTCTTATTTAATGCTTAAACTCTTttcattattattctttttcatATTCGAATGAGAAACGGTGATTTAGAAATATCTTTTACTGAACCATTAGCAAATgaattgatttttatttaaattgaaattaagACAAGTCAAATTATAGCTGAATAACATccattttcttgaattttcGGAACTTCCTCCATCGCACCTCTGGTGAAAAGAACTTGTCGTTGTCTTGACTGTGCCACCGAAAGCTCTGGATAAGTCGGAGTAGGAGACTCTTGTATAAATCCAACCATGACTAAGAAAATTTCCAAGATTAAAAAAGTATTAATAAAAGTTGGAAGTATTAATTACAAAAAAGGGGAATCAAGCACATGATGTGGAgctaaaaatgaataaagtttaGTTCCTAGGATTAAACGGCATTAGGATTTTAGGCCTACAACTTATTATTAGCACGCTTTTTCGCTTTTGTGTGAAAGTCGCATGCCGCTAGCGGACAAAAACTCCATTAGGTCAATGTTTATCATTGAATTATGCATTTTCTTGTCCCACATACTATACAACTCCAAACATGCTACATAATGATGTTTCACACTTCTTTCTAATCTTAATATTTAAACAAGGTTGATTGaatatagtaaaattaaaaccaaatttaGTTTATGAGTAGTTAAAAACATtgatcaaaatgaaaataaagtaaatgtaGTTAGTATATATACTATGAACTAGTCAGTTAGCCGCTTAATGACATATGTTTAAATCGCTACAACAATAATAATTGAATAACATTTTAGGCATTACTCATAACACACAAATTCATATACATCTACTTATGATTTGGATCATCTTTTTAGTAACGTGCGGTGGAAATATTAACTTTCTCTGTCTTCTAATAAATGTCTCAGTTTTTTTAATCGTCACAATAAAGATATCAAActttcatttaaaaaaagtaaattatcgTGTTATTAATACTACATcccactatttttttttctcttcattaataatttaattatcttttttttccttccatCAACATATTTGGGTAGTCAAGGTTGTCAAAGACAAAACACTATTTTGCAAtaaaattttgtggaaatgaTATGCTCGACAAATTAAATTTGAGAGGACACATGTAGCCCGAGGCTAggttgaaaattttgtttagggtttgacaaattttatgaaataggagtactaCTAATTTGCGATTGTTCACTTTGAATCTTAGCCGACTTATGTTACATCtcgatttaattttatttagtcAAATTCATTAATATGGCTCATGAGCTAACTTGGATATAAATATGTGTTTATCATATCATatgtagtactattaattatgtaattaacTCTTATTTATAACCAAGATTACGACGGATTTACACTTCCATATAAATTAGCTTAAAATCCAAAATATTTCATTCGTTTCTTTTCTTTGTATCCTTTAATTTGACAAAAAATGCATTAATTTCAAGAAAGTACCAAATTAAATCTTAATTACTGGCATCTACATATCACTAATAATGCACACAACACAAAAACTAATGATCGAATTGATCTCGACCTTTAATAAATTTTCAATAGCAATTTAAAACTttgaaatttatcaatttttatttttaacctTTAGTAATTGTATTAATTTCATCTCAACCTTTTGTTATCAATTATATGACAATTTTTTCAACTTGACAATTTTATCAATCATCAATTTAAAaccattttatatatataaaaaaatactagtaatattcaCATGCacaatttaatttttgtagaaAAATAATAAGCCATCATTTGATCCTAATTCCACCGTTGGagtaaaattttgataataaaaatgaaaatggtgAGATAATATATTACGATCATACgataaacaaaattaataaatttcaaaatttggatAATATTGATAAAACCACTTAATTAAGATCTGAAAGATTCAATCATTAATCCCAAAAAATGCAACATGTTATATCTAATATTTTCAAGCAAGAAGCTAAGATTGCTTTAGCTAGTTGAATAGCTATTTATAACAAAACCACAAGTCTAACTTGGTTCAATCTCAATGCACATGaaaaatattgtacaaattaATAGAACCCAGATGTTCAATATACTTTTAAAAAAGAAATCTCAATAAAAACTCTATATCCAAAAAAGGGAAATATCCTACAAAAGAGAGATTCATCCAAGTTAATAAAACTTCCCTGAAATTTAGCATCAACTACTCCTCTCCAGCAAGATTTCAAGTAAAAACTACATTTACCTTTAAAAACTAGAGGCAATATAACACCTTCCTGTTTGAGGAGAGCTACAATCGCGTTCCTTCCCGACTTCTATCCAGCACCGGTGGTGAGACGATTGCTGCATCTTTCTCTTTGAGAGGGgggtaaaaaataaaagaaatttagaagGAGAGAGTAGGAAAAGATGGAGAAGGAAGCAATTTTTTTTTGCGGAGGTACAACGACATATCTGGTCTCTTGAGAAATTCTACGTATAACCACTTTGGGACCCTGACAGTGATAGGCGTGAGAAAATGGAAGAGCCTCAATCCGTGTATGAAGCATTCTGAGAACGACGAACATGTGGCCGGGGAGCTTGGTTTTATGCATAGTACATGTACAGGCTATTTGCAGCAGCACAGGCGATTGAGTTTTCGGAGGGATGCCATGCCAAGTGGAGTAGCTTTGTGGTGAAATCAAAGGAGCTCCCGTTTGCATCAACTCCCGGACTCTCTGCACCTGCAAGATATAAGCCAATGTTGTTTTGGTTatggaaaaaaatggaaattaacATATGGATAATGTCAGTAAGGGAAAAGGGGGACCTCTTCGGACAACACGGGTGATGCTACTGCCCAGCGATCGGGAAGGCCTGGATGGGGTCTGGACCTGCCTTCTGGGGTACAAAATGAAGAATGATTTTCagaaataagaaaaatactactccaagTTATGATTTATCAAAGTACATGTAATATTCTAATAAGAACCTCATCGGGTTTTTGCTGGCTTCCAGTGTTGTAGCCTCCGTACTCCCAGGAGCACAACCAAATACACGGAAAAGATtgctgaaaaaataaataagtttacTTGCATTTTCTTACTTACAGaacatgaaaatgaaaaaaactaaTTAGATATTTAGGTACCTGTAAGAACCAGTCGCCACTCGAAGGCCGTCACCACTCAAGCAGCACTCGAATTTATCAAAAATGGAATCATTTTCATACAGGTCACATAACTGGACACCAGCAGAGTAAAATTTGATCAGTTCAAACTACATTTGTTGAAAACCATCGgataatttttttctaaatagaGTAGCCTACCTTTGGTCTCAAATATTCATGAACCTGGAAAGTCGACACTGGACCAGAATCCATATTAATATCCCATAACTGAAGCAACATGTGAAACAGTAACATGAATAGAGGATGACGGTTATCATTAAATAAGACTATTGCATGCTAATGTTAAAATGCAGAAACCCGCAGCGAGCTAGAGAAGGACAACTTCTAGAATTATGCATCTATCTAAATCTTAGGTTATTTATTCACTAGTATATTAGTATAATATCCAgcaccaaaaacaaaaaaaaaaacgaatttAGAAATCCTGCCAGCATACAAGCATTAGTCATTTGGCAAACTTATTCCTTCACCTTCCCCAGGTAAATGAAAGGTGATTTAAATTAAACGATAACAAATAAGAAATCTGAAATAATTAGAACATAACTGGCTTAAGAAGCATACCTTAAGGGTCATGTAATCACGACTGAGTAtgtatctaccatcctttgcaAATTTAATATCTGATATTGAAGCAATTATCTCAGTGAAAAAGGATCTTGATCCAGGTGCCTCATGTTCCTCAAATCTGTTTATTGATGGAATGTCAAcgtctcaaaaataaatagcaCATTCCTAAGCAAGGCAGAAAAAAGTTGAAGAACACTGTTTCGTCAAGAAAATAACTTAAAAAGTCTCACAACCAACCAATATTTGAACAGCTTGCTATTGAACAGACAAAACAACAAGAGCATATGACAAAAATACAAATGGCTAGAATGAAACTTACTGCTTAGAATGTGAGTCACACAAGGCAGACTGCCGCAGATCAATCAGACGAATTGATCCTTTAGAACTACTATATGCTAACGTGTTGCAATGAGTAGGATGAAACTCTGCTGATGTGATTACCTCTGCAATGAGTAATGGTAATGGTCAATCAATTGCAATCCCATATCCTACCCAACAGAAAAAGCAGAATGGCTTACCCGTTAAGTCTTCCATATTTGAGGGTTTCACATCAACAATATTGAAACTCTGATTGCTTATTTCCAAGTTCCAAAGATTAACCCGCAGGTCATCAGCTGATATAAATGTTTCACCATCACTGTAGAGCATAAAAAGATAAAGAATTACACCAGAAATCATGAAAACATATTTATCAGAAAGATACAGCATAAAGGTGCTAACAAGCATGAAATACAATTGCAGAATGCATAACATGTCGAATCCTGTCTCTACCTCTTATGTGTGGAGGATTTTCAAGcattaaatgtatttttatgTAGGACaaaagcaattgctcaattttCTCCTAATCTAATGCCGGCAAAATGTTTTAGTAATAAGTGTCACCACAATATAAAGTAGGAATTGACTTACTACAGTATGGATCATTGAGTCTGATAGTACTATTTTTCTAGAATATAACTGAGATCAAATCTAATCATTTAAAGAAACATTTCCAAGAAAACAAATtagttattttatattttatgattttatcccTTGGTCAAATCAAGTTCAATAGCATAAAACTTTTACAGAAACTGTACAGAAAACATTTCTCAAAGCACATCAGTGTGAGGGGGTAAATAAGCAGAAATTGGAAAGATACATGTATCGAGCTGCTCATGCTACTTACTAAAGTTCTTTGACGAGTCTAATCAACTCAATGAACAAAAAGAAgcatttcttttcctccatctGTAGTTCGAAAATACTCAACCAAACTATGAAACATAAGTAGGCTTTCAGTTTCtggaaaaattaaatttgatcaGGCCATTCCACCTCAAAGGTGCGAGCAACATTAAGGGGTATAAGATAACTGGACAATAAAACTTGTATTCAAAACTCtgcattttgaaaaaaaataatactactaatttcTAGGACAAAAAGGCATTGAAATATATAGCAAGGTAAAATAATATGAGTATTCACCTGTTATTTGAGATAGAATTAATGTGGTAATCATGTGCATGAGCATATACTCTCCTACATCTTGCCACAAGATTTGTCTCATAGCTTGCGACCTACAAATTGCTCAATCAAGTATTAGAATAAGAAGAGTGGGTGAGAAGTAGAATTCAGTGGGAATTAAACACAAAGACCATATAAACACTAAGCAACCAAGTTAAAGAGCaccaatattttttatttctaaaaatgaacACAACATTCAGTGGAACACTTTGCTAGTTCACTTTAATGAAAATGTGAAACTCTAGCTTGGTTTGGTTAAGCACAAATACCACTGGTAACCGCAGTGAGGAGATGCCCCCAGGTGGAAATGACAAGTCCTTGCCCAATGAATTGTTAGATCGGTCAGGGTAGCTTCCATTAGCAACACCTTGCTTCGGACCAGAAGAAACACTGGAACTTGCAATGCTACCATTTCCAGAACCTTTAAATGTGTCCGCATTCATATCAGAAATCTTTTTGACTTTCTTCTCTTGGACCTGTTGACAGTACAAGATTAGAGTAATGCAGAGAGGAGGAGCCaaggaaacaaaataaaacaatgaacatctttataataattatcattatatttctCGAAAATGTAACATATCTCCAATTGTATTTGATTTCTTTCATAGACCACGTGCTTGGCCATGAGTGGATTTTTGTAATGGAAACTCAGACCATTTCACCTTCCAAAATTTGATGGTTTTGTCATTAGTAGACAAAAGAAACAAAGCACCATTAGCTGCCTGACACCATCGAATCTTGTTGATTTTCTCCTCGATCTCTAAACTTTTGAGATAATCGAACTGATAAGGAAACATGCAAACATCATCAGAATGACTAGCTAGGCCTTCTATTCAACTTATTATTAAGAAAATAGGACagcaagaaaaggaaaagaatttAAGGAACTTGCTTAATAGGAACAAAGATACTCATTGAAACAAGGTTCATATATCTGAAATACAGTATATTTTATATGCAAATACCATGGTGCAGAAAGCAAAAAAAAGTGAGTGCGAAGAAAGTACCTCAGGTTCATGGCTCTGGAATTCAGTTTTGTAGCGGAACTCAGGATGTCGACCAACTGAGCAGTCCATCCTCTCCAAGTCTCTACGATTCCGCCCATGCTGCAAACAAATTTTTGAAAGCTAAAATGTCCAGAAACATATAGCAGAGTACACATAAAATGGAAGTTTTTTTGTAGTTGGACTTTCACCTCTTTCGAATCAGTCCTTTCAAATAACACAACCCTTCCACCACGGTCACCAGTGGCTAGATGGTCACCTGTTTTATCGAACTCAATTGCTGATATGATATCAACTGCAGAtgttgaaagaaaaaaaagggtaaAAACTCAGTTCTGTACTCTTCAGCAATCTTGGAGTCTTTGCTGATGCCAAGTCAATTTAACCGAAGTGGACTACTAGAACAATAATAAGGAATAACCATCATGTGAAAGACCCAAAGTAAGGTGCAGCCAAATCTTCCCAGATACTTAGAAGTTATAATACAGGCACAAGTTTACAACTTGTATGCACAGCATGTAGCAATACTAAGATTCGTACACGTTTCAGTAACTGTAAATCTTCATATTCTCTTCTAATAGCCAAAAGAGTAGAGAGAAGCACTAGCACTGCGTAATAGTACAATAAAAGTTTTAAGAAGATAACTGCTGTTCAGGCAGTGTCATGGGTAGTGTGCAAAGTGCAAACTCAAtaaaaagattcaattttttaattcttattacttacacacacacacacaagaaaGGTCTCCCCCCACCCCCGCTCAAGAAGACATCCAAACTATTTATTAATACACATGAGACAACAGAAGTATGTTCATCTCATAATCCAGAATCTCAGTAGCAAAATCAACTGGAGTTTAAAAACCTAGCACCTGAACAATGATAATGTGTTCACTCATTTGACCTCACCGCTACACTAGTCCTAAATGAAGGATGTGAAAATTTGAACCAACCCCTTTTTAGTAATTGTGTTCTTTTCCTTTAATAATATAGAGGGAACGATATCAGGCAGGAGAAATCAATGTTGTAACGATGAGATTGGACTAATAATTTCCTTTTACACAGAACTAGTTTGTGCTCAAGGTTCTTTCTTCATATATCTGAGAATGCCATAATCCCAAAATGTGATTGAACCTACGGTTGCATTACATACTGTACAGTGAATGCATCTT is a window of Salvia splendens isolate huo1 chromosome 3, SspV2, whole genome shotgun sequence DNA encoding:
- the LOC121793656 gene encoding dof zinc finger protein DOF3.1-like — its product is MQDPSLYSQIKAQSQPQFPEQEHLKCPRCDSTNTKFCYYNNYNLSQPRHFCKNCRRYWTKGGALRNIPVGGGSRKNSKRAASSSSSSSSTSAAAKRAPSAAVSSPANESKSETTEPPPPKGENFEGQFGNLMEAGGGFGSLLGSGGGHFGNFLDGLGASGSGLQMAGQFGDPGSGQNVESDVISNNADGFLSVHGGDGGGGGGEGGCWGGGGNGWPDLAIYTPGSTFL
- the LOC121794223 gene encoding serine/threonine protein phosphatase 2A 55 kDa regulatory subunit B beta isoform-like; protein product: MDGGGGGGCGEVASAAAGPPAPLDWKFSQVFGERTAGEEVQEVDIISAIEFDKTGDHLATGDRGGRVVLFERTDSKEHGRNRRDLERMDCSVGRHPEFRYKTEFQSHEPEFDYLKSLEIEEKINKIRWCQAANGALFLLSTNDKTIKFWKVQEKKVKKISDMNADTFKGSGNGSIASSSVSSGPKQGVANGSYPDRSNNSLGKDLSFPPGGISSLRLPVVASYETNLVARCRRVYAHAHDYHINSISNNSDGETFISADDLRVNLWNLEISNQSFNIVDVKPSNMEDLTEVITSAEFHPTHCNTLAYSSSKGSIRLIDLRQSALCDSHSKQFEEHEAPGSRSFFTEIIASISDIKFAKDGRYILSRDYMTLKLWDINMDSGPVSTFQVHEYLRPKLCDLYENDSIFDKFECCLSGDGLRVATGSYSNLFRVFGCAPGSTEATTLEASKNPMRRQVQTPSRPSRSLGSSITRVVRRGAESPGVDANGSSFDFTTKLLHLAWHPSENSIACAAANSLYMYYA